The Nostoc sp. 'Lobaria pulmonaria (5183) cyanobiont' genome window below encodes:
- a CDS encoding TonB-dependent receptor yields the protein MVLLPSYGRIDAAFYYRRDNWRVGLNIKNLFDTYYFESVSYITSVYPGVPLTLLGTVSMQF from the coding sequence GTGGTATTGTTACCCAGTTATGGTCGCATCGATGCTGCCTTTTATTATCGCCGTGACAACTGGCGTGTTGGGCTGAACATCAAGAACTTATTTGATACGTACTATTTTGAAAGTGTCAGTTATATTACCAGCGTGTATCCTGGTGTGCCGTTGACATTGCTAGGGACGGTTTCTATGCAGTTTTAA
- a CDS encoding helix-turn-helix transcriptional regulator, producing MEIISHKEYVERWLESLKQNEVYYNINGFDFLEKFESQLHNSNHRFANFRPNFRMKITDELYYRNFGLKNEHSDFYTLVSKFYLSGCSTVSCPNVEGVEANYEEKGGYNYLFYLPNIKEIEHYYAGDRILTIIIDWNAEFFRAFIGSSHSLPQQLRPFLESDLAPQFHCTVGLITPAMRSVLHQICNISYQGIAQRMFLESKALELLALQLDQLAAAEGCNLPIASLKPRDIEQIYQAREILLTQWLKPPSVCELAQQVKCDRKKLMQGFRQVFGTTLFSYLRDYRMEQARQLLQERGCKVTEAANAVGYSNTGHFAAAFKRKYGITPRECLVGNKPIPPFGIEIPPL from the coding sequence ATGGAAATCATTTCCCACAAGGAATATGTTGAACGCTGGCTGGAAAGTCTCAAACAGAATGAAGTTTACTACAACATCAATGGGTTCGATTTTTTGGAGAAGTTTGAGAGTCAATTGCACAATTCTAACCATCGATTCGCCAACTTCCGTCCCAACTTCCGAATGAAGATTACAGATGAACTATATTATCGAAACTTCGGTCTCAAAAACGAGCATTCTGACTTTTATACCTTAGTTTCCAAATTCTATCTTTCAGGCTGTTCTACGGTCAGTTGCCCCAATGTGGAAGGAGTAGAAGCAAATTATGAAGAAAAGGGTGGATACAATTATTTGTTTTACCTGCCAAATATTAAAGAAATTGAACACTATTATGCTGGTGATCGCATACTCACCATCATTATTGATTGGAATGCTGAATTTTTCCGAGCATTCATAGGAAGTAGTCACAGTTTACCACAACAGTTGCGTCCATTTCTGGAGAGCGATCTCGCTCCCCAGTTTCACTGTACCGTCGGTTTAATTACACCTGCAATGCGAAGCGTATTGCATCAGATTTGCAACATATCATATCAAGGAATTGCCCAGCGAATGTTTTTGGAAAGTAAGGCGTTAGAACTACTGGCATTGCAACTCGATCAACTCGCAGCAGCTGAAGGTTGTAATTTACCGATAGCATCACTTAAACCTAGAGATATTGAGCAAATTTATCAAGCCAGGGAAATTTTACTTACTCAGTGGCTTAAGCCACCATCTGTATGTGAATTGGCGCAGCAGGTGAAGTGCGATCGCAAAAAACTCATGCAGGGATTTCGCCAAGTCTTTGGTACCACCCTGTTCAGTTATCTGCGCGATTACCGCATGGAGCAAGCCAGACAATTACTTCAAGAGCGGGGATGCAAGGTTACAGAAGCTGCGAATGCCGTTGGCTACTCAAATACGGGTCATTTTGCCGCAGCCTTCAAACGCAAGTATGGCATCACACCCCGTGAATGTTTGGTAGGAAATAAGCCAATTCCTCCTTTCGGGATCGAAATTCCTCCTCTTTGA
- a CDS encoding ribonucleotide reductase N-terminal alpha domain-containing protein: protein MQASSTLFENFTTDIHVVRRDGSTTALEINKIRTVVNWACCGLSANSIALEAHLTTRLRPGITTREIQDNLIRCALDLCSPEEPDWRYVAGRLHIWSLWKEITVSRGYQYGQYARTVQTKVLSEQYDRRISIYTDAELEIANTWINPDWDADYDYAGAVLLTKRYLLTNDLPQEAFLTCALLIASVETPENRLTWAKQFYEALANRQISLATPILANLRIPNGSLASCFITAMDDNLESIFDGIHDAPRISKNGGGVGVNLSRIRATGSWVMGKANASGGVVPWIKLLNDTAIAPNTSSSLVQGCTASVLPVYSKFFYEKWAKGSVPIAPPYIRDNLWFYVENKTLDQKKVVRAIALQSVQGLM, encoded by the coding sequence ATGCAAGCTTCATCCACACTTTTTGAGAACTTCACAACGGATATCCATGTTGTTCGTCGTGATGGTTCGACGACAGCATTAGAAATTAATAAAATTCGCACAGTGGTTAATTGGGCTTGTTGCGGACTGTCAGCAAATTCTATTGCTTTAGAAGCACATCTAACAACTCGATTGCGTCCTGGCATAACCACAAGAGAAATTCAAGATAATTTAATTCGCTGTGCTTTGGATTTGTGTAGTCCTGAAGAACCTGATTGGCGCTATGTAGCAGGGCGATTACACATTTGGAGTTTGTGGAAAGAAATAACAGTTAGTCGTGGCTATCAGTACGGGCAATATGCTCGGACTGTACAAACAAAAGTTTTGTCAGAACAATACGATCGCCGCATCTCTATCTACACGGACGCAGAATTAGAGATTGCTAACACTTGGATAAATCCCGACTGGGATGCCGACTATGATTATGCGGGAGCAGTATTACTGACGAAGCGATATCTTCTGACGAATGATCTGCCACAGGAAGCATTTTTAACTTGTGCGTTATTGATTGCCTCCGTGGAAACACCAGAGAATCGATTAACCTGGGCAAAGCAATTTTATGAAGCGTTAGCAAATCGTCAAATATCTTTGGCAACCCCCATTCTAGCGAACTTGCGGATTCCTAATGGTTCGCTAGCCAGTTGTTTCATTACGGCGATGGACGACAATTTAGAAAGCATTTTTGATGGTATTCATGATGCGCCTCGGATTTCCAAAAATGGTGGCGGTGTGGGTGTGAATCTGTCTCGCATTCGCGCAACGGGTAGTTGGGTAATGGGTAAAGCTAATGCATCTGGTGGTGTGGTTCCCTGGATTAAATTGTTGAATGATACAGCGATCGCACCCAATACTTCTTCATCTTTAGTTCAGGGTTGTACAGCAAGTGTTTTACCCGTTTACAGCAAATTCTTTTATGAAAAGTGGGCAAAGGGTTCAGTACCGATCGCACCGCCTTACATTCGGGATAATTTATGGTTTTATGTCGAAAATAAAACACTGGATCAGAAAAAAGTGGTGCGGGCGATCGCTTTGCAGAGCGTACAGGGATTGATGTAA
- a CDS encoding methyltransferase domain-containing protein produces MSTLLYSVIGFLLLLVIGIAAYLLTPRKYQSSSTVANSYDQWTLDGIVEFYWGEHIHLGHYGSPPRSKDFLAAKSDFVHEMVKWGGIEKLPPGTTVLDVGCGIGGSSRILARDYGFAVTGITISPQQVKRAQELTPQGLNAQFAVDDAMALSFPDASFDVVWSIEAGPHMPDKTVFARELMRVLKPGGVLVVADWNQRDDRQKPLNFWEKPVMRQLLDQWSHPAFSSIEGFSELLVGTELVEGEVITADWTQETLPSWFDSIWQGVARPEGLVRFGLSGFIKSVREVPTLLLMRLAFGVLLCRFGMFRAVRGNSRTELMDRNFAKETPSSLVG; encoded by the coding sequence ATGTCAACGTTATTATATTCTGTAATTGGTTTTCTTCTGCTTTTGGTGATTGGAATTGCGGCTTATCTCCTGACTCCCCGCAAGTATCAATCCTCATCCACAGTCGCCAATTCCTACGATCAATGGACTCTTGACGGCATCGTAGAGTTTTATTGGGGGGAACACATTCACCTCGGTCATTACGGTTCGCCGCCACGAAGTAAGGATTTTTTGGCTGCTAAATCTGACTTTGTACATGAAATGGTTAAATGGGGTGGAATAGAAAAATTACCCCCTGGTACTACCGTCTTAGATGTTGGCTGTGGTATTGGCGGCAGCAGTCGGATTTTAGCGCGAGATTATGGGTTTGCTGTCACAGGGATTACCATCAGTCCACAGCAGGTGAAACGCGCACAGGAATTAACACCCCAAGGGCTAAACGCCCAGTTTGCGGTTGATGATGCGATGGCATTGTCGTTTCCAGATGCCAGTTTTGATGTGGTCTGGTCAATCGAAGCAGGCCCCCACATGCCAGATAAAACCGTTTTTGCTAGAGAATTAATGCGGGTGCTAAAGCCTGGTGGAGTCTTGGTTGTAGCTGACTGGAATCAGAGGGACGATCGCCAAAAACCTTTAAATTTTTGGGAGAAACCAGTAATGCGGCAACTTCTCGATCAGTGGTCTCATCCAGCTTTTTCCAGCATTGAAGGCTTTTCCGAGCTTTTGGTGGGGACAGAATTAGTTGAGGGGGAGGTAATTACGGCAGACTGGACGCAAGAAACCCTTCCTTCTTGGTTCGATTCGATTTGGCAAGGAGTGGCTCGACCAGAGGGATTAGTGCGTTTTGGGCTGTCTGGTTTCATCAAGTCTGTGCGCGAGGTACCGACGCTTTTACTGATGCGTTTGGCGTTTGGTGTTCTTCTGTGCCGATTTGGAATGTTCCGGGCTGTGCGGGGAAACTCACGCACAGAATTGATGGACAGAAACTTTGCTAAGGAAACTCCCTCAAGCTTGGTTGGGTAG
- a CDS encoding class I SAM-dependent methyltransferase, with protein MLKPKSSNIPKATRYQNAAIDYYMGLTNSSYLHYGYWEPLPTVGEELTLTRLRVAQAAYTAKLLSFIPEGIKTVLDVGCGIGGNAAYLCDRGFSVEGLAPDALQQERFIQNTNGRVPFYLTRFEDFHKSYSYDLVLLSESSQYIAVDDLAQGAAHLLSNGGYLLIADMIRSDAEYREGIFSNCHVASELQTALMQTGFKLIKTEDISTQVAPTIDLCVDNFRTFGLTTVKYIADVVAIALPPLHAIGRWAFKRWLEKLVVEGLAARAIFESHLCYEIQLWQLSKGV; from the coding sequence ATGCTCAAGCCAAAATCAAGCAATATTCCCAAAGCAACTCGCTACCAAAATGCAGCGATAGATTATTACATGGGACTTACAAATTCCTCTTATCTGCATTACGGGTATTGGGAACCACTACCTACTGTGGGTGAAGAATTAACTCTAACTCGCCTGCGTGTGGCGCAAGCCGCATATACAGCCAAACTTTTGAGTTTTATCCCAGAGGGGATAAAAACTGTGCTTGACGTAGGCTGTGGGATTGGAGGTAACGCAGCATATTTGTGCGATCGCGGTTTCAGTGTTGAGGGATTAGCACCCGACGCACTCCAGCAAGAGAGGTTTATTCAAAATACCAATGGTCGAGTACCTTTCTATTTAACGAGATTTGAAGATTTTCACAAATCATACTCCTATGATTTAGTTCTGTTGAGTGAAAGCAGTCAATATATTGCTGTTGACGATTTGGCTCAGGGTGCAGCTCATTTATTAAGTAATGGTGGCTACCTGCTGATTGCAGACATGATCCGTTCTGATGCCGAATACCGAGAAGGTATTTTTTCTAATTGTCATGTCGCCAGTGAGCTTCAAACAGCGTTGATGCAGACTGGATTCAAGTTAATTAAGACTGAGGACATCTCCACTCAAGTTGCACCAACGATTGACTTGTGTGTTGATAACTTCCGTACTTTTGGGCTGACAACGGTCAAATATATTGCTGATGTTGTGGCGATCGCACTTCCACCATTACACGCGATCGGTCGTTGGGCATTTAAGCGCTGGCTGGAAAAGTTGGTTGTTGAGGGGTTAGCAGCACGCGCAATTTTTGAGAGCCATTTATGTTATGAAATCCAACTCTGGCAGTTATCAAAAGGAGTTTAA
- the cobW gene encoding cobalamin biosynthesis protein CobW produces MQKIPVTVITGFLGAGKTTLIRHLLQNNEGRRIAVLVNEFGEIGIDGELLRDCRVCDDEDDSNSNIVELTNGCLCCTVQEEFLPAMQELLKRRASLDCMLIETSGLALPKPLVQAFRWPEIRTGATVDSVITVVDCEALATNQYVGDLAALLAQRQADSSIEHETPIEELFEDQLACADLVLLTKSDRVDEKTQVRVQDWLKQNLSPGVKVIPCQDGKISGDLLLGFNAAVEDNLDSRPSHHDNEAEHEHDEGINAVQLLLNQAFEPTALVKRLQTLVQQQEIYRIKGFVAVPNKAMRLVLQGVGNRFDYFYDRPWQPQEPRQTRLVLIGRELEQVRIESIVLGEEINATIQ; encoded by the coding sequence ATGCAAAAAATTCCCGTCACAGTAATTACAGGATTTCTAGGTGCAGGCAAAACGACGTTAATCCGCCATTTACTGCAAAATAATGAAGGACGACGCATTGCTGTTTTGGTGAATGAATTTGGAGAAATCGGCATTGATGGCGAACTTTTGCGTGACTGCCGAGTTTGTGACGATGAAGACGATTCCAACAGTAATATTGTTGAACTCACCAACGGTTGTTTGTGTTGCACGGTGCAAGAGGAATTCTTACCAGCAATGCAAGAATTGCTGAAGCGACGCGCCAGCCTTGACTGTATGTTGATTGAAACCTCTGGACTAGCACTCCCAAAACCATTGGTGCAAGCATTTCGCTGGCCGGAAATTCGCACAGGCGCGACAGTGGACAGCGTAATTACTGTGGTGGACTGTGAAGCCTTAGCAACTAATCAATATGTAGGCGATTTAGCAGCCCTCTTAGCACAGCGACAAGCCGACTCTAGCATAGAACACGAAACACCGATTGAGGAACTATTTGAAGATCAGCTGGCTTGTGCTGATCTAGTATTGCTGACTAAAAGCGATCGCGTTGATGAAAAAACGCAAGTTAGGGTACAAGATTGGCTGAAACAGAACTTATCGCCTGGTGTAAAAGTCATTCCTTGCCAGGATGGTAAAATCAGTGGCGATTTGTTACTCGGTTTCAACGCTGCGGTAGAAGACAACTTGGATAGTCGCCCCAGTCACCACGACAACGAAGCCGAACATGAACATGATGAAGGGATTAATGCAGTGCAACTACTGTTAAACCAGGCATTTGAGCCGACAGCCCTAGTCAAACGCTTGCAAACATTGGTGCAACAGCAAGAAATTTATCGAATTAAGGGATTTGTAGCAGTTCCAAACAAAGCTATGCGCCTGGTATTACAGGGTGTCGGTAATCGATTTGACTACTTTTATGATCGTCCTTGGCAACCCCAGGAACCCCGTCAAACGCGATTAGTATTGATTGGACGAGAGCTTGAGCAGGTTCGCATTGAGTCAATTGTCTTGGGGGAGGAAATCAATGCGACCATCCAATAG
- a CDS encoding DEAD/DEAH box helicase yields the protein MARTPTLNFDRGTLILHPPPRGKGWMDYATWDDRVEKFRIPAIRYRSLVEALQAEDVNFIDEAKEFYPVDLVPTLEMEPYPHQTEALAAWKLAGRQGVVVLPTAAGKTYLAQMAMQSTPRTTLIVVPTLDLMHQWYAHLVAAFPDAEVGLLGGGSRDRTAILVATYDSAAIHAETLGNQYALIVFDECHHLPTDFNRVIAEYAIAPYRLGLSATPERTDGKHADLNILIGQEVYRKRAEDLAGKALAEHEIVQIKVKLSQLERERYNQLIQTRNDFLKQSKISLGSLQGWQMFVQMSARSQSGRRAMLAHREAKDIALGTDGKLRVLINLLAEHYPARILIFTADNATVYHISQELLIPAITHQTPVKERHEILTKFREGKYNTLVASHVLNEGVDVPAASVAIILSGTGSAREYTQRLGRILRKGNIENKQAILYEVVAEDTSEEGTSARRRGERKVGEEKERKGNLQVVYGSGKERSLKAAEQLEINYSIQNPKSKIQNSADVTDRFTDASPKRGRDYSEETED from the coding sequence ATGGCTCGTACCCCTACATTAAATTTTGATCGTGGCACATTAATTTTGCATCCACCACCACGCGGCAAAGGTTGGATGGACTATGCTACGTGGGATGATAGAGTTGAAAAATTCCGCATCCCAGCAATTAGATACCGATCGCTAGTGGAAGCACTACAAGCGGAAGATGTTAATTTTATCGATGAGGCAAAAGAATTTTATCCTGTAGATTTGGTTCCTACCCTGGAAATGGAACCCTATCCCCACCAAACTGAGGCGCTAGCAGCTTGGAAACTAGCGGGTAGACAAGGGGTTGTTGTGCTTCCTACGGCGGCGGGAAAGACTTATTTGGCGCAAATGGCGATGCAGTCAACGCCACGCACGACGCTGATTGTAGTACCAACTTTGGATTTGATGCATCAGTGGTATGCACATTTAGTAGCGGCTTTCCCCGATGCTGAGGTGGGATTGCTGGGGGGTGGTTCGCGGGATAGAACGGCAATTTTAGTTGCAACTTATGATAGTGCTGCAATTCATGCTGAGACGTTAGGAAATCAATATGCGTTGATTGTTTTTGATGAATGTCATCATTTACCGACAGATTTTAATCGGGTAATTGCTGAATATGCGATCGCACCTTATCGCCTGGGACTCTCCGCAACACCGGAACGCACCGATGGTAAACACGCTGACTTAAATATCCTCATTGGTCAAGAAGTATATCGCAAACGCGCCGAGGATTTGGCAGGGAAGGCGTTAGCAGAACATGAAATTGTCCAAATTAAGGTTAAGTTATCGCAACTTGAACGGGAAAGATATAACCAGTTAATTCAAACTCGCAATGACTTTTTGAAGCAATCAAAGATTTCTTTGGGGAGTCTGCAAGGTTGGCAAATGTTTGTGCAAATGAGCGCGCGATCGCAATCTGGACGTAGGGCGATGTTAGCGCATCGAGAAGCCAAAGATATCGCTTTGGGTACTGATGGAAAATTGCGAGTTCTGATTAATTTATTAGCAGAACATTATCCGGCACGAATTTTGATTTTTACTGCGGATAATGCAACGGTTTATCACATTTCTCAAGAGTTGCTAATTCCGGCAATTACTCATCAAACTCCTGTGAAAGAACGGCATGAGATATTAACAAAGTTTCGAGAGGGTAAATATAATACTTTGGTTGCTTCTCATGTGTTGAATGAAGGTGTTGATGTACCTGCGGCTTCTGTGGCAATTATTTTATCAGGAACAGGTTCGGCTAGGGAGTATACTCAGCGATTGGGGAGGATTTTACGGAAGGGGAATATTGAGAATAAGCAGGCGATTTTGTATGAGGTGGTAGCGGAGGATACGAGTGAGGAAGGGACTTCGGCTAGGCGGAGAGGTGAGAGGAAGGTAGGGGAAGAAAAAGAAAGGAAAGGGAATTTACAGGTTGTGTATGGGAGTGGGAAAGAACGGAGTTTGAAGGCTGCGGAACAGTTAGAAATTAATTATTCAATCCAAAATCCAAAATCTAAAATCCAAAATTCAGCAGATGTTACCGACAGATTTACTGATGCATCGCCAAAACGGGGAAGAGATTATTCCGAAGAGACTGAAGATTGA